CGGATTTGATCATGGTATCCGTCAGCTCCTGAACCTCGGTTTCCCAGAATTTCTGATCGTCCTCGGACATGCCGTCTGCCTTGGCCTTTTTGATCTGGTCCATGCCATCACGGCGCACATTCCTGATCGAAACCCGTGCGCTTTCTGCATATTGACCCGCGACCTTGCCGAGCTCGCGACGGCGTTCTTCGTTCAGTTCGGGAATCGGCAGCATGATGATGGTACCATTCAGTTGCGGGTTAATACCCAAACCGCTTTCCCGAATGGCCTTTTCAACTTTGCCGACGAGGCCCTTGTCCCAAACATTCACGGTTACCATGCGCGGTTCAGGGACGTTCACGGTACCAACCTGATTGATCGGAGTCATCGCGCCGTAAGCATCGACCATGACGGGCTCAAGCATTGAAGCCGATGCACGACCGGTCCGCAGCGAAGCGAATTCGGTTCTGAGGTTGGCCATGGCACCGTCCATGCGGCGTTTCAGATCATCGGTATCGAGTTCGAAATCATCAGACATGCTGCTCACTCCCCGTCTTCAGGTGATGTTCGGATGGGTCTTAAGCCATCACAAATGGGATGTATAGCAATCATGGTCACGAAATGTGGCAATGGCCAGAACTGTTTCCGGCATTTCGGCCTCATTCCCGACAATTGGGTCGGTCGGATGCATGCTCCGGCCGATCCGTTGTCTGTTTTGTCTATCAAGCGTTCACGTTTACCACGACGCGCCCTTTTACCTGACCTTGCAGGATGTCCGCTCCCAACTGGGGCAGATCAGAAAGGGTTGCTGCATGGACCATCGCCTCAAGCTTATCCATGGGCAGATCGGTTGCGATACGCTTCCAGGCACGGACCCGGTTGTCGTATGGCTGCATCACGCTGTCGATGCCCAACAGATTAACACCGCGCAGCAGGAATGGGATCACGGTCGCGGGCAGCGCCGCACCACCGGCAAGGCCAACCGCAGCGATCGAGGCCCCATACTTCATCTGCCCCAGCACGCGGGCAAGCATCGCTCCGCCCACCGCATCAACACATCCGGACCAAGTTTCACTTTCCAGCGGACGCTTGGTGGTCTCGTTCAACTCGTCACGCGGGACAATTGTGGTTGCACCCAGTGATTTCAGGTATTCTTCGGTTTCAGGACGCCCGGTCACAGCTGCAACCTCATAGCCCAGATGGGCCAAAATGGCCGTCGCGACCGAGCCGACACCTCCTGCGGCACCTGTGACCAACACCGGGCCATGACCCGGCTGCAAACCTTGATCCTCCAGCGCCATGACGGCCAGCATAGCGGTGAACCCGGCAGTGCCAACTGCCATCGCCTGCCGTGTATCCAACCCATCCGGCAACGTCACCAGCCAATCTGCCCGCGCGTTTGCTTTTTGTGAATAGCCGCCCCAATGCGCTTCACCTACGCGCCAGCCCGTCAGCACGACCTTGTCGCCAGGTTTGTAGCGTGCATCCGAGGACTGCTCGACCGTGCCCGCATAATCGATGCCCGGAATATGAGGATAGCTACGCACCAGACCACCGCCTTTGGGCGACATGCACAGACCGTCCTTGTAGTTCACCGTTGAATATTCAACGGCGATCGTCACTTCTCCATCCGGCAGCGCATCCAGAGAAATCTGCTTCACCGAAGCGCTTGCGAGGCCACTTTCTTCATCTTTTTCAACGACAAGTGCATTAAACATGAACTTACTCCTTCTATTGCCTCAATCGGCTGTGTTCCTGAAACAAGGGCTTAGCGCCAGAATTTTTCCTGCACCTCGGCCCATCGCATTCCATGTTCGGTCATCAATTCAATCCGCGTACCTGGCGCCCAATGGGACCGGTCGACCATTCCAATGGCTACATTCACTCCAAACTCGGGTGAATACGCAGCCGAAGCCACCTGCCCGACCTGCCGGCCCCCGGCCATCAGCGGCCAAGATTCGGTGCACGGTCCGATCTCACCTTCAATGACAAGCGAACGGATCTGTCGGGGTGGACCGTTTTTTGCCTGATCCGCCAAAGCGGCTTTGCCGATGTAATCCAGCGGAGAATTGCAGAACCGTGCTAGCCCGCATTCATAGGGCGTATTCTCGCGCCGCATGTCCGACCCGAAACTCAACAGACCGCTTTCAACACGCTCAATCCCGTTTGGGCAACCTGCCCGCACGTTCAGGTCTCGGCCATTAGAAAACAGCGTGTCCCATAGTGGCATGCCATAATCCGTCCCTTCGACGTATATCTCGAACCCGCCTTGTTTTGACCAGCCAGACCGGGCGACGACGAAAGATGTATCTTCAAACGCTAACCGTTTATATCGAAAGAACTTTATATCCCTAACTTCATCACCAAAGACGCGCGTCATCAGCTCGTCCGCCTTGGGGCCCTGTACCGCCAAGGGCGACACATCCGGCTCAGAAATATCGACATCCAGCCCCAGCGCAATCACGATTCCCAGAGCAAATTGCCAAAGGTCACCATCGGCAACCGACAACCAATAGTGATCATCCGCCAGCTTGATCGCAACAGGATCATTCAGCATGCCGCCATTGTGATCTACTATCGGCACATAATAGCACTGGTTCGCCTGCATTTTGTCCATATCGCGCGGGCTGAGCATCTTCATCAGCCGCAACGCATCCGGGCCTTTGATCTGTACCTGCCGCTCACACGAGACATCCCAGACCTGAACATGCTGTTTCAGATGCGCCGCATCAGCTTCGACGCTTTCAAAAACCGTCGCAAGCAGCATGTGATTATAAACTGTATACCCTTTGACGCCTTCGGCCTCGACGCCCGGAGTGAATGGGGTTTTGCGCACGCGCCGGTTCGGTGAGATGACTGCCATGTCAGAAATCCTCTGGCAGAAAGACAAGATCGCTGACAGGTGCCTGCGAACCAGCCTCGGTTAGCATTTGGTGCAATTGTCCGCGATGATGTGTCTGATGATTGAACATATGAATGACGCATTGCCCGTAAGGCTTTGTTACGTCGTTCTCTTTTGCAGCCGAGTACCACGTGAACGAACCGCTCAGGACATCATCCCCCAACGTATTGGCCCATCTGGCAATACGGGCGTCAATCGTATCGCGCAGCGGCAGCCAGTCGGCCATGCCAGTGCAGATCGAGACACTCTCAGGAATGCCACCACCTGGCCCCGGTCCCTTGTCAAACCGGGAAATCCAGATCCAATCCCCCCAAAGCAGATGATTGGCAGTTCCCATGATCGACCCGAAAAAAGCGCCGCGATCCCGTGCCAATTCTTCGTCTGAAAGAGCTTTGAGAAAGCTCTTTAACTGGTTGTTTTGCCAGTGGTTATATCGCGCCATTTCACGGGCATAGGCACCGGTTATCATTACTTAGGCCCGTGCCAGTCAATCGGGCAGATCTCGGCTGACTTGCCGCCGAAGTCCCATACGCGACCATAGTCGCGCACCTTGGATTTCGTGCCTTTTGCTACAATGATGTCCGGCCCCATCCAGTATTTCGAATTTGAAACCATCACCGGGTGCTCTGGGTCTTTGCCCGCAAGCATTTCGATCTCACCCTGAATCTTGCGCCCTATCATGATCCGGCGTTTGGTGCCGTCCCTTTCGATCTGAACCGGTGCACGTTCAGCCCCTATGATCTCGCTGACCAACATAGTGAACAGCCCGGTTGTGCCACCTGCCTGACCGCTGAATATCTGCAACAGTCCATTGTAAGCCTTGCCGCTAGCACGTTCATCCACATAAGCCGCGACCTTCCACTGGCCTTCGCCCATGCGTCCGGGGATATCGACCAACAGGCCTACATTCAGTCCGGACAAATCTTCGCCTTCGTAATGGCCTTCGTCGATCGCGATACCCATCCACGCATGGCAATGCCCTTCGGTCGGAGGGTGTGCACCCAGCGAAACCACGCATGGGCAGAATACGTCACACGAACAGTTCAGGATCAGTTCACCCTTAACCGCCCAATCGGTCGGGCTCATCTCACGCCGCTTGGGATTTGGCATCCGGCTGTCAATTCTTTGACTGACCGGCAGCTTGTCTGCATCCGGTTTTCTGTTTTTAGCCATCGGCTTATCCTCCGTAAACA
The Ruegeria sp. SCSIO 43209 genome window above contains:
- a CDS encoding dimethylsulfoniopropionate demethylase, with product MAVISPNRRVRKTPFTPGVEAEGVKGYTVYNHMLLATVFESVEADAAHLKQHVQVWDVSCERQVQIKGPDALRLMKMLSPRDMDKMQANQCYYVPIVDHNGGMLNDPVAIKLADDHYWLSVADGDLWQFALGIVIALGLDVDISEPDVSPLAVQGPKADELMTRVFGDEVRDIKFFRYKRLAFEDTSFVVARSGWSKQGGFEIYVEGTDYGMPLWDTLFSNGRDLNVRAGCPNGIERVESGLLSFGSDMRRENTPYECGLARFCNSPLDYIGKAALADQAKNGPPRQIRSLVIEGEIGPCTESWPLMAGGRQVGQVASAAYSPEFGVNVAIGMVDRSHWAPGTRIELMTEHGMRWAEVQEKFWR
- the frr gene encoding ribosome recycling factor → MSDDFELDTDDLKRRMDGAMANLRTEFASLRTGRASASMLEPVMVDAYGAMTPINQVGTVNVPEPRMVTVNVWDKGLVGKVEKAIRESGLGINPQLNGTIIMLPIPELNEERRRELGKVAGQYAESARVSIRNVRRDGMDQIKKAKADGMSEDDQKFWETEVQELTDTMIKSVDDALETKQAEIMQV
- the acuI gene encoding acryloyl-CoA reductase is translated as MFNALVVEKDEESGLASASVKQISLDALPDGEVTIAVEYSTVNYKDGLCMSPKGGGLVRSYPHIPGIDYAGTVEQSSDARYKPGDKVVLTGWRVGEAHWGGYSQKANARADWLVTLPDGLDTRQAMAVGTAGFTAMLAVMALEDQGLQPGHGPVLVTGAAGGVGSVATAILAHLGYEVAAVTGRPETEEYLKSLGATTIVPRDELNETTKRPLESETWSGCVDAVGGAMLARVLGQMKYGASIAAVGLAGGAALPATVIPFLLRGVNLLGIDSVMQPYDNRVRAWKRIATDLPMDKLEAMVHAATLSDLPQLGADILQGQVKGRVVVNVNA
- a CDS encoding DinB family protein, whose protein sequence is MITGAYAREMARYNHWQNNQLKSFLKALSDEELARDRGAFFGSIMGTANHLLWGDWIWISRFDKGPGPGGGIPESVSICTGMADWLPLRDTIDARIARWANTLGDDVLSGSFTWYSAAKENDVTKPYGQCVIHMFNHQTHHRGQLHQMLTEAGSQAPVSDLVFLPEDF
- a CDS encoding DUF1326 domain-containing protein, with product MAKNRKPDADKLPVSQRIDSRMPNPKRREMSPTDWAVKGELILNCSCDVFCPCVVSLGAHPPTEGHCHAWMGIAIDEGHYEGEDLSGLNVGLLVDIPGRMGEGQWKVAAYVDERASGKAYNGLLQIFSGQAGGTTGLFTMLVSEIIGAERAPVQIERDGTKRRIMIGRKIQGEIEMLAGKDPEHPVMVSNSKYWMGPDIIVAKGTKSKVRDYGRVWDFGGKSAEICPIDWHGPK